AGCTGAACACAACCCACCATGATGATCTCTACATGATATTTATAAAACTACATCAATAATTCTCAAATATTTCTTCTGATGCTGCATTGAGATGGATGCTTAGGCTACAAAATTACAAATACAAACTAAACAAGCTTAGCCTATTCTTCTTTTGGCAACCAATTTTTCCCTCATCTATCATCACTCTAAAACTCAAGCGATAAAATAGATTCTGCCACGGCTGGCAGAGCTTTGCCATGCAAAGCCAGTTTGAGATAAAAGAGCTTTTGAGCATGTTTGCTCTCcatcaatattttctccaaatgcATGAACTCGCAAGTGAAGCATTTAGATTGAAGTGTGTCTTTGCATCAAACTGATGAAACTGCCTTGTTGGACTTTCGCATATGATGAAATGATGACCAGTGATCTAATCCACCAACGAAACAGTGCTCTCCTGACTAGTGTCATTATTGAGATCTATAAGATTGGAATTGACTGAGAATTTCAACCACCTCTTCTTCTCAACGTACTTGAGAGCTGGTTCCATTATGAAACCAATTACCACAGCCACGAGGCTCACAATTGCAACCTTGAGGGTAGAAAGAGCAAGGACAATGCCTATTAGTATAGTTGGAGGAATGCACATAGCGATTGCTCCAATTGTCCCAACCGGTATCTTGAAAGGCCTAGATGCATTAGGATACTTAATCCTCAACTTCACAAATGCTATGAACTCCAAGATCATCCCGAAACAGTACAAGAAGTTCTCTGCAGCAACGATCTCTTGGAAACTCAGCCATGAAAGCAGAATCACGCCAGAAGCCGAGAACAGAATTCCAATCAAAGGGGTTCCGTGTTTAGACCTCTTGGCGAAAAATTCAGGCAACATGCCCCGCTCAGCCATGCCCAATAGCTGGAAAGAGTCGCTGCTCATCTCAGCGACAAACATTCCCATATTGGCCATGGCCGCGGCTGCTTGGACCCACCACCTTAACCAAACACCCCCAATGATTTTGGCAATATCGGAGAAGTACCCATCTGTCCAAAGCTCACGGTCAAGTGGAACAGCACCAGTTCCaattaaaagtggaaaaaagTATCCGAGAACAACCAAGATCAGAGCATAGAAGAGAGCCCTTGGAAGAGTTTTCTTCGGGTTCTTGACCTCTCCAGCCAGTGTGCTTATCGAATCCCAGTAGTTTAGATTCCAAAACAGTGTGTTCAAGTACAAATTCCAGTCTACATCATGTAGATTGACCACCAACCATCTAGACGGCTCCAACTTGGGTATCGACAGAAACCCCATAACCACAAAGGGGAGAAGCGAGAAAACCCCTAGTGTAATCGCGACCCATCCGACAATGGTCAGACCCCTATAATTCATGTATGTAAGAAGCACCGTCAAAGCTAATGCTGCAACTACCCGAGGCCACCCGCCACCCAAAGCAGGGATCCCCGATTTCAAGTAGTCAAGGAATAGCACTGGGTACAAGGCGTTATCTATGACCCCACTAAGCCACTTCATCCAGCCCTGCTGAAATCCCCAGAAGGGACCGAGCGCAGACAAAACCCATACCACGTAACCACCATTCTCGGGGAACATGGTGCCCATTTCAGCTGTGATTAACGCCTCAGGGACACTCCATATGAACGGAAAGACCAAGAATCCCAGAAGGGCTAAGAGAGGACCAGCAGCTCCAACGCTATCCTCAACCCCAAAAGGACCACCGGAGACCTCATaaaagatgaggaaaataagAGGAAGGACCGATACCTTTCGAAAGTTATCCACCCTAGGCGAAGAAGGCACTTCTTGGATGGTCACATAACTTGCGCCATTGGACTCCCCCATAGGAATAGAAGCTTGCCTACCAGCTGAATTCCTCAATTTCTGCATTCCATATAAGCACCCCAAAAAAACCAGAAAGAATGATTCTTTTGTCATTGCAAAAACATTCCCCGATTAAAGACGACAAACGTAAGGACATGCAGGAAATTCCCCCCCGATAAGCAGAGCAGAACATCGAGAATCGACACGCCCCAAATTGCAAACACCCGTCGAAGCAAGAGCTGCATGCGAATTCCGACAATTGAAGAAGCAATTCGACTCCAAACTAGCGAACAGATTACAGGAGGTCACATCTCACTCGCCCCACAGAGAGACAGAATCTGAAGGCAAACAACTCAAATTGGGAGTAAAGTTAAACCCAAGAGGCCGACGATATCCCCAATCCCGCAGCCAAACTAAGGACCCCAGAAACGACCCAATAGTCCTATTAAACAACAGCGCCATGGCAGAGATCTGAAACACCGGCCGGCGACGCAATCGTGAGCGAAATCTCTCGAACCCAGACAGGAGCAACAACGATAACGCCCGAACCGGATTACCCAGAAACGAAAGCCCAACGAACGAAAGGCAAAACCAGCAATAagcaaaaggaagaacaaaaggGGAAATCAGAGGGAGtcaagatagagagagagagagagagagtgcatgAAAACGAACCATGAGAGGAAGGAGAATCGAAGAGGCGGGATCGAGGACGAAGAAATGATGGGTTCCGCCATCGTAGAGCCGCAGCGATGAAGCTCCCGCATCCCCGACTCCGTCCCCcgccctctctccctccctctccgcGCCCtcttctgctctctctctctctctctccctgaaCTTTTCTCAGTGCGTGACCCTCaagttttgttcttttctttcaccttcttcctctcctcctcctcctcctcctcctcctccttgtccTTTCGGTTTCGGTggaagccttttctttttccttttcgaaTTTTTAGTTGCTAGTTTAAGAATATTATTGTTATTTCCTGTATGGATCCATTATCCACTTTTTTTAGATTCTCTTTCGCTTTCCTCATCACGGCTCacgcattttatttatttattttgtaaattcGCGATGTCTAATAATACTTTGATGAGACTCAAACGACATGTAAAATATCCATATaacattttgattctttttttaaagatttgaataactttctAAATGCTGGCCAAAAAAGTAAGCGTATATTTTTGCTTTTATGCATATGCAAATAGATATCGTGATCTCATATCGTCTAGTCGGCTTTGTTTTCGTCATTTCCTTTTAATGATTCAATAATATTTGCATTAGTTTTCACATATCTTACCATGTCTTGACGGACAATCTTAGGAGCGCACTTCCCAGTATCAACTCGATGCATTCCAAAGACTAATCTCGAAATGCTCTCGAGACTTGAACCTAAACCTGGATAGATCGAGATATCCTATGGTTGAGAGGATCAAGGTTTCTTACTAAAGTCCATAATTGTAATTAATTGTTTCCTTAAAGCAATGCATTCCGTAGTAAACTAGATGGAATCTCtaagattatattaaaatgaatttgtaatttatttcACTAAAACAAGTAAccttaaattaaataaaaaaacagatgCCGTGTGAATCCACACAAAATCCATATAATAATGCATCACTAGGACCAACTAATTCATCCCCCGATCCAACCTTAAATCCAAGATCACGAAGGAGGAACAAATTTCATTACCATATAAGTTAACACCTTATTAATAGCCAACTCTCTTTTCCTCACATGTCGTtgttttttatgattaatttgaaGGCAAGAACGATGCAATAATATCAATTATTTTCGTAAGCATTTAAAATATACAAGTCATGTCTAAGCACGTAAGACATTTTTATctgtttattttatgaattttaccTATCCATCTTTTTCTCCTCCATAGGGTTTGTCTCGACACACTTCGTATAAAACGAGGCGAGCTAAGCTGGCGAGGCCTCATCTAAAGGATAAGGCGTAGAATTAAGACCAGAATTATGGGAGTCAGCTCGATTTTGCTTACGAGTTTGGTCGTCTCTCCAATTTTCAACTCTCGAAAGAAGCATCAAATCAAACGTCGTACGATCCTCCTTTCAAATAATCAATCGTCACCTCCATCGCgtggtccaataaaataactCGAGTGTCAGGCCAGAAAGGACGAAGAACCAAAAAATCAAAGCTTCAAAATGAGAGTTTGAATGTGGACTTTTCCTTTTGGTAGTTAGTACAGTATCGAACTGCTGATTGCTCTAAGTTTGACTATTCTGGCATTTAGATTCCGAGTT
The nucleotide sequence above comes from Eucalyptus grandis isolate ANBG69807.140 chromosome 2, ASM1654582v1, whole genome shotgun sequence. Encoded proteins:
- the LOC104442343 gene encoding probable polyamine transporter At1g31830 isoform X2, producing the protein MKLRNSAGRQASIPMGESNGASYVTIQEVPSSPRVDNFRKVSVLPLIFLIFYEVSGGPFGVEDSVGAAGPLLALLGFLVFPFIWSVPEALITAEMGTMFPENGGYVVWVLSALGPFWGFQQGWMKWLSGVIDNALYPVLFLDYLKSGIPALGGGWPRVVAALALTVLLTYMNYRGLTIVGWVAITLGVFSLLPFVVMGFLSIPKLEPSRWLVVNLHDVDWNLYLNTLFWNLNYWDSISTLAGEVKNPKKTLPRALFYALILVVLGYFFPLLIGTGAVPLDRELWTDGYFSDIAKIIGGVWLRWWVQAAAAMANMGMFVAEMSSDSFQLLGMAERGMLPEFFAKRSKHGTPLIGILFSASGVILLSWLSFQEIVAAENFLYCFGMILEFIAFVKLRIKYPNASRPFKIPVGTIGAIAMCIPPTILIGIVLALSTLKVAIVSLVAVVIGFIMEPALKYVEKKRWLKFSVNSNLIDLNNDTSQESTVSLVD
- the LOC104442343 gene encoding probable polyamine transporter At1g31830 isoform X1, producing the protein MKADAEASGSGPQEAAESRQSTNTTTATEAVRRSSPPRPAGAAPNGNTDQDIEKLRNSAGRQASIPMGESNGASYVTIQEVPSSPRVDNFRKVSVLPLIFLIFYEVSGGPFGVEDSVGAAGPLLALLGFLVFPFIWSVPEALITAEMGTMFPENGGYVVWVLSALGPFWGFQQGWMKWLSGVIDNALYPVLFLDYLKSGIPALGGGWPRVVAALALTVLLTYMNYRGLTIVGWVAITLGVFSLLPFVVMGFLSIPKLEPSRWLVVNLHDVDWNLYLNTLFWNLNYWDSISTLAGEVKNPKKTLPRALFYALILVVLGYFFPLLIGTGAVPLDRELWTDGYFSDIAKIIGGVWLRWWVQAAAAMANMGMFVAEMSSDSFQLLGMAERGMLPEFFAKRSKHGTPLIGILFSASGVILLSWLSFQEIVAAENFLYCFGMILEFIAFVKLRIKYPNASRPFKIPVGTIGAIAMCIPPTILIGIVLALSTLKVAIVSLVAVVIGFIMEPALKYVEKKRWLKFSVNSNLIDLNNDTSQESTVSLVD